One genomic window of Arachis stenosperma cultivar V10309 chromosome 10, arast.V10309.gnm1.PFL2, whole genome shotgun sequence includes the following:
- the LOC130955393 gene encoding uncharacterized protein LOC130955393 isoform X3: MMMDPATTPLGQMLLEEITPVVMVLSTPSVEDSSLKNGLSFLHLLTPFCSFNNIDVPVRTASDQPYRLHKFKLRLFYASDVRRPDLKVAKERLKQVITEAGEKVFSELDSNVPHIDHELASSEYRNTPSWFQFLNKELVRVASFSDHEAFDHPVACILAVSSNDEGPINRFVDLYNSNKLPSLLNGGAMDPNILKHYLLVHDNQDGPAESRASKIFTEMRSTFGTSDCSLLCINSSVDTPIKHQVNPWASHMSDASLSQGLGCFLNTDDINEIKNLMQNLSSKYIIPNMEQKIRELNQQVSATRKGFRNQIKNLWWRKGKEDGADSPNGPMYNYSSIESQIRVLGDYAFMLRDYELALSNYRLISTDYKIDKAWKRYAGVQEMMGLTYFMLDQSRKEAEYCMENAFSTYVKLGSLGQQNATRCGLWWIEMLKARDQYKEAATVYFRICGEDILHSAVMLEQASYCYMLCKPSMLRKYGFHLVLSGEQYKKCNQIKHAIRTYRNALSVLKGSTWSYINDHVHFHIGQWYASLGMYDVAVKHMMEILACSHQSKATQELFLSDFLQTVKKTGRTFEVTKLQLPVINISSVKVIFEDYRTFGSPSAANIREALWNSLEEEMLPSFSAAKSNWLELQSKLIPKKNSQSNVCIAGEAVKVNIEFKNPLQIPIPISGVALICKHSGSTDETRSDENQSNMEKNNEIDHFREMSSDNTSFSVSEVDFSLGGGETTMVQLSVTPSVEGTLSILGVRWKLSGTIIGFHNFESSHPKKNIVKGRRKSNYSPNNMFKFMVIKSIPKLQGSVRHLPGKAYAGDLRQLVLELRNPSDFPVKNLKMKISHPRFLTIGNPEHIKSEFPACLTKKIDSVNNDAQANPGIMSDTVFMFPEDTSIQGENPFLWPLWFRAAFPGDISLCMSIYYEIGDISSVIRYRTLRLHYNVQILPSLDVSFQISPSRMRMQEFLVRLDVVNKTSSESFQVYQLSSVGKHWEISLLQPPDTIFPLQSLMAGQAISCFFTLKNSRLLTSEANEPAMHVRSDLSLVPQSSDNLVFNINTAPLINFHHFERLQQEFPHEGDLNTVDFVLISRSLKSDHNSGLSDPPCVMSHHACHFSTASTGPISWLVDGPRTLQHDFSASFCEINLKMHLYNSSHATAIVRIDTLDSAGSGGVVQSPTSDIQAGWHDVTPTTPTSEPKVTSNAFETQLKKALSLDSVSPYIWSGSSSTNLHLEPMSSVETPLQICVFSPGTYDLSSYVLNWKLSSKGHGGGDETKQQSGKCQGYKYYITVLQSS, translated from the exons atgatgatggaTCCGGCCACCACGCCGCTGGGCCAGATGCTCCTCGAAGAGATCACTCCCGTCGTCATGGTCCTCTCCACTCCCTCCGTCGAAGACTCTTCCCTCAAGAACGGCCTCTCCTTCCTCCATCTCCTCACTCCTTTCTGCTCCTTCAACAACATCGACG TGCCTGTTAGGACCGCCAGTGACCAGCCTTATCGCCTTCACAAGTTCAAATTGCGTTTGTTCTACGCTTCTGATGTCAGAAGGCCCGATTTGAAG GTAGCTAAAGAGCGCTTGAAACAAGTTATTACGGAGGCAGGGGAGAAAGTGTTCTCTGAGTTGGATTCTAATGTGCCACATATTGATCATGAACTTGCAA GTTCTGAGTACAGAAACACACCATCCTGGTTTCAGTTTCTTAATAAAGAGCTTGTACGCGTGGCCTCCTTTTCAGACCATGAAGCTTTTGACCATCCTGTGGCAT GTATTCTAGCTGTCTCTTCAAATGATGAAGGGCCTATTAACCGATTTGTTGACCTTTATAACTCCAACAAGCTTCCGTCCCTTCTCAATGGTGGTGCAATGGATCCAAATATTTTGAAGCATTACTTGCTAGTACATGATAATCAAGATGGCCCTGCAGAGAG CAGAGCAAGTAAAATTTTCACAGAAATGAGGAGTACTTTTGGTACAAGTGACTGTTCGTTGCTTTGCATTAATTCTTCAGTAGATACTCCTATCAAACATCAAGTGAATCCTTGGGCTTCACAT ATGTCTGATGCATCACTTAGTCAAGGTCTTGGTTGCTTTCTTAACACCGATGATATCAATGAG ATCAAGAATCTCATGCAAAATTTATCATCGAAGTACATCATCCCGAACATGGAGCAAAAAATACGTGAACTCAATCAACAG gttTCTGCAACAAGGAAAGGTTTtagaaatcaaataaaaaatttgtggtggagaaaagggaaagaagacGGTGCAGATTCTCCCAATGGTCCCAT GTATAATTATAGCTCCATTGAGTCACAGATTAGAGTTTTGGGTGATTACGCTTTCATGCTGCGTGATTATGAGCTTGCATTGTCAAATTACCGCCTAATTTCCACGGATTACAAGATTGATAAAGCCTGGAAACGGTATGCTGGTGTGCAg GAAATGATGGGACTTACCTACTTCATGCTGGATCAATCTAGAAAGGAAGCAGAGTATTGCATGGAAAATGCTTTTAGCACATATGTA AAACTTGGATCATTGGGTCAGCAAAATGCAACAAGATGTGGTCTGTGGTGGATAGAAATGTTGAAGGCACGAGATCAGTATAAAGAGGCAGCAACTGTTTATTTTCGCATTTGTGGTGAG GATATCCTACATTCTGCGGTGATGCTTGAACAAGCATCGTATTGCTACATGTTGTGTAAACCCTCCATGTTGCGCAAATATGGATTTCATCTGGTGCTTTCTGGTGAGCAGTATAAAAAGTGTAATCAG ataaaacatgcaattcgaacATATAGAAATGCTCTTTCTGTTCTCAAAGGATCTACTTGGAGCTACATCAATGATCATGTTCATTTTCATATAGGACA GTGGTATGCTTCACTTGGGATGTATGATGTGGCTGTCAAGCATATGATGGAAATCTTGGCCTGCAGTCACCAGTCCAAGGCAACACAGGAATTATTCCTTAGTGACTTTCTTCAAACTGTGAAG AAAACAGGCCGGACATTTGAGGTAACAAAACTTCAATTGCCAGTAATCAACATTTCTTCAGTCAAGGTCATCTTTGAAGATTACCGAACTTTTGGATCTCCTTCAGCT GCTAATATTAGAGAAGCCTTGTGGAATTCTTTGGAGGAAGAAATGCTACCTTCATTCTCCGCTGCTAAGTCTAATTGGTTGGAATTGCAATCAAAGCTAATCCCAAAAAAGAATAGTCAATCAAATGTTTGTATTGCAGGAG AGGCTGTGAAGGTGAATATTGAATTCAAAAACCCTCTGCAAATCCCGATTCCTATATCTGGTGTTGCACTCATTTGCAAGCATTCTGGTAGTACTGATGAAACTAGATCAG ATGAAAACCAGTCAAACATGGAGAAAAATAATGAGATTGATCACTTCAGGGAAATGAGTTCAGATAACACCTCATTTTCGGTATCAGAGGTTGATTTCTCACTAGGAGGTGGTGAAACAACCATG GTTCAACTATCAGTTACTCCCAGTGTAGAAGGTACTCTTTCAATTCTTGGTGTTAGGTGGAAACTGTCTGGTACTATCATTGGCTTTCACAATTTTGAGTCAAGCCATCCCAAGAAGAATATTGTGAAAGGAAGAAGGAAATCAAATTACTCACCTAACAACATGTTTAAATTTATGGTGATTAAG AGCATTCCCAAGCTTCAGGGTTCTGTTCGCCATTTACCTGGAAAGGCATATGCTGGAGATTTACGGCAACTTGTATTAGAGTTGCGTAACCCATCAGATTTTCCTGTTAAG AATCTGAAGATGAAGATAAGTCATCCTAGATTTTTAACGATTGGGAATCCAGAACATATAAAGTCAGAATTTCCTGCTTGcttaacaaagaaaatagattCAGTGAATAATGATGCACAAGCTAATCCTGGTATCATGTCAGACACAGTTTTTATGTTTCCAGAG GACACTTCAATACAAGGTGAAAATCCCTTCTTGTGGCCTCTCTGGTTTAGGGCTGCTTTTCCAGGAGACATTTCTCTTTGCATGAGCATATATTATGAGATCGGAGATATATCAAGTGTCATCAGATATCGCACTCTTCGTTTGCATTACAATGTGCAG ATATTACCGTCGTTGGATGTCTCATTTCAAATCAGTCCTTCTCGGATGAGAATGCAAGAATTCCTTGTTCGATTGGATGTTGTTAACAAGACAAGCTCAGAAAGTTTCCAAGTTTACCAGTTGTCCTCTGTTGGGAAGCACTGGGAAATTTCTTTACTTCAACCTCCTGATACTATTTTTCCTTTGCAATCATTGATGGCTGGTCAAGCAATATCATGCTTTTTTACGCTAAAG AATTCAAGATTATTAACATCTGAGGCCAATGAACCTGCCATGCATGTCAGAAGTGATTTAAGTCTGGTTCCCCAAAGCAGTGACAATTTAGTTTTCAATATAAATACTGCACCTTTGATCAATTTCCACCATTTTGAAAGATTGCAGCAGGAATTTCCACACGAG GGTGACTTAAATACTGTTGATTTTGTATTGATCTCCCGGTCACTGAAGAGTGACCACAATAGTGGGCTTTCTGATCCTCCTTGTGTTATGTCTCACCATGCGTGTCACTTCAG TACTGCTAGCACTGGCCCTATTTCATGGCTAGTGGATGGACCTCGAACGTTGCAACATGATTTCTCTGCGTCCTTTTGCGAAATAAATCTGAAGATGCATCTTTACAATTCGTCTCATGCTACTGCTATCGTGCGCATTGACACCTTAGATTCTGCAGGCAGTGGTGGTGtggttcaatcacccacttcGGATATCCAAGCAGGTTGGCATGATGTCACACCAACGACACCAACGAGTGAGCCCAAAGTCACATCAAATGCTTTTGAAACCCAACTCAAGAAGGCGCTATCGTTGGACAGTGTCTCACCATATATTTGGTCTGGATCAAGCTCTACCAATCTACACCTTGAGCCTATGTCCTCTGTGGAAACCCCTCTTCAGATCTGTGTATTCTCTCCTGGTACGTATGATTTGTCCagttatgttttgaattggaaaCTTTCATCCAAAGGTCACGGAGGTGGTGATGAAACGAAACAGCAATCAGGCAAGTGCCAGGGGTATAAATACTATATTACTGTGCTCCAATCCAGTTGA